The following proteins are encoded in a genomic region of Synechococcales cyanobacterium T60_A2020_003:
- a CDS encoding response regulator has translation MQEITMGLDALSQILASFKSASKPKMLVVDDEPDNLDLLYRTFRRDFRVLKAENGMSALNVLEQEGEVAVIISDQRMPEMKGTEFLSRTVPQYPYTMRIILTGFTDVEDLVEAINSGQVYKYITKPWDREEMQQVVDRAVATYQLSKQQAEELERAHAQSLLLKSLVDITRKSNQFQAFLDATTSAMRSGFEADGCLLALVDEQHITSTRGLSGTTDHLSALLSDAEFVAQAIAHHDMQGLLRSPSELPLPNVDVQSYLAAPLVSQGNLKALLLLGWRESCPLESDDLHILYFTAQQIALTLGSVPCMAG, from the coding sequence ATGCAAGAGATCACCATGGGGCTTGATGCCCTCAGCCAAATATTGGCCAGTTTTAAATCCGCAAGCAAGCCCAAAATGCTGGTCGTTGACGACGAACCTGATAACCTAGACTTGCTGTATCGAACCTTTCGCCGTGACTTTCGAGTCTTGAAGGCTGAGAACGGGATGTCAGCCCTTAACGTTTTAGAGCAGGAAGGCGAAGTTGCTGTAATCATTTCAGACCAACGGATGCCTGAAATGAAGGGAACCGAGTTTTTGAGTCGCACCGTGCCTCAGTATCCCTACACAATGCGGATTATCCTTACAGGGTTTACCGATGTTGAAGATCTAGTTGAAGCGATTAACTCCGGCCAAGTTTATAAGTACATTACGAAACCTTGGGATCGCGAGGAAATGCAGCAGGTGGTTGATCGTGCGGTTGCGACGTATCAGCTATCCAAACAGCAGGCGGAGGAGTTAGAGCGTGCCCATGCTCAATCCTTACTGCTGAAATCCTTAGTAGACATTACTCGCAAATCCAATCAGTTTCAGGCGTTTCTGGATGCGACCACCTCCGCCATGCGGTCTGGATTTGAGGCTGATGGGTGTTTGCTAGCTTTGGTGGATGAACAACACATTACTTCAACGCGAGGACTGTCCGGTACAACAGACCATCTCTCCGCGTTGTTGTCAGATGCAGAGTTTGTGGCGCAGGCGATCGCCCATCACGACATGCAAGGGTTGCTGCGATCGCCGTCTGAGCTGCCCTTGCCTAACGTTGACGTGCAATCCTACTTGGCAGCCCCGCTGGTCTCTCAGGGGAATCTTAAGGCGTTGCTCCTTCTAGGCTGGCGTGAGTCATGCCCGCTTGAGTCTGATGACCTGCACATTCTT